In the genome of Oncorhynchus clarkii lewisi isolate Uvic-CL-2024 chromosome 22, UVic_Ocla_1.0, whole genome shotgun sequence, one region contains:
- the LOC139380460 gene encoding Golgi reassembly-stacking protein 2-like isoform X2, whose protein sequence is MGGAQSIEIPGGGSESYHVLRVQENSPGHLAGLEPFFDFIISISDTRLNKDNDTLKDLLKVNVEKPIKMLVYSSKTLELRETTVTPSNMWGGQGLLGVSIRFCSFEGANENVWHVLEVEPNSPAALAGLRPLTDYIIGADTVMNESEDLFSLIETHEGKGLKLYVYNTDTDNCREVVITPNSEWGGEGSLGCGIGYGYLHRIPTQPFEEGKKISFPGQIPSEPVSPLKDGFTEVQLSAVSPQPAVPSAPTGLKKNLSDLSISSAPLTVSNALQTVTTMPLLPSQVGPLLSTVPPILPATTLPGLMSLPGGLPPLPNLPNLNFTLPDFGTVSLPGIGGMPPAGFPPLAPLPPLNLSMLNSQLPLVPGVTLPPSEFTLPPVSANVKVSYEERPALIPDTKSSSASVVIDKLTETLLPTPVASFEPTEATSESS, encoded by the exons ATGGGGGGAGCACAGAGCATCGAAATACCTGGAGGAGGATCCGAAAGTTATCACGTCCTCAGA GTGCAAGAGAACTCCCCTGGTCATCTTGCAGGATTGGAACCATTCTTTGACTTTATTATTTCCATCAGTGACACAAGATTG AACAAAGATAATGACACATTAAAAGACTTGCTGAAGGTGAACGTGGAGAAACCCATCAAGATGCTGGTATACAGCAGCAAGACACTTGAGCTGAGGGAGACAACAGTCACACCCAGCAACATGTGGGGAGGCCAGGGGCTGCTGGGTGTCAGCATCCGATTCTGCAGCTTCGAAGGAGCCAATGAGAATGTGTGGCATGTTTTG GAAGTAGAGCCAAATTCTCCTGCAGCCCTGGCTGGTTTGAGACCACTCACTGACTACATCATAGGTGCAGACACTGTCATGAACGAG TCTGAAGATCTCTTCTCCCTCATTGAAACTCATGAAGGGAAAGGGCTTAAGTTGTATGTGTATAACACTGACACGGACAACTGTCGGGAGGTGGTCATCACTCCAAACTCTGAATGGGGTGGAGAGGGCAG CCTAGGTTGCGGGATTGGCTATGGCTATCTGCACAGGATACCTACACAGCCATTTGAAGAGGGTAAGAAGATCAGTTTCCCCGGACAGATTCCAAGTGAGCCGGTTTCCCCACTCAAGGATGGCTTCACAGAG GTTCAGCTCTCTGCTGTCAGTCCTCAACCTGCGGTGCCTTCTGCTCCTACTGGGTTGAAAAAAAATCTCTCTGACCTGTCAATCAGCTCAGCTCCTCTCACTGTATCGAACGCTCTACAAACAG TGACTACTATGCCACTGTTGCCTAGCCAAGTCGGCCCGCTGCTAAGCACCGTACCTCCAATCCTCCCTGCTACCACGTTACCAG GTCTAATGTCGTTACCCGGAGGACTACCTCCCCTTCCCAACCTGCCAAATTTGAATTTCACTTTGCCAGACTTCGGCACTGTATCGTTACCAGGTATCGGAGGGATGCCACCAGCAG GTTTCCCTCCATTggcccctcttcctcccctaaaTCTATCCATGCTCAACTCCCAGCTGCCCCTGGTCCCAGGGGTAACTCTGCCTCCATCTGAGTTCACTCTTCCACCTGTCTCTGCAAATGTCAAAGTCTCCTATGAGGAGAGACCTGCCCTCATCCCGGACACAAAATCCTCCAGCGCCTCAGTGGTCATTGACAAATTGACAGAAACACTCCTCCCTACACCAGTGGCCTCCTTTGAACCAACAGAAGCGACCTCCGAGTCCTCCTAA
- the LOC139380460 gene encoding Golgi reassembly-stacking protein 2-like isoform X1, which produces MGGAQSIEIPGGGSESYHVLRVQENSPGHLAGLEPFFDFIISISDTRLNKDNDTLKDLLKVNVEKPIKMLVYSSKTLELRETTVTPSNMWGGQGLLGVSIRFCSFEGANENVWHVLEVEPNSPAALAGLRPLTDYIIGADTVMNESEDLFSLIETHEGKGLKLYVYNTDTDNCREVVITPNSEWGGEGSLGCGIGYGYLHRIPTQPFEEGKKISFPGQIPSEPVSPLKDGFTEVQLSAVSPQPAVPSAPTGLKKNLSDLSISSAPLTVSNALQTGVTTMPLLPSQVGPLLSTVPPILPATTLPGLMSLPGGLPPLPNLPNLNFTLPDFGTVSLPGIGGMPPAGFPPLAPLPPLNLSMLNSQLPLVPGVTLPPSEFTLPPVSANVKVSYEERPALIPDTKSSSASVVIDKLTETLLPTPVASFEPTEATSESS; this is translated from the exons ATGGGGGGAGCACAGAGCATCGAAATACCTGGAGGAGGATCCGAAAGTTATCACGTCCTCAGA GTGCAAGAGAACTCCCCTGGTCATCTTGCAGGATTGGAACCATTCTTTGACTTTATTATTTCCATCAGTGACACAAGATTG AACAAAGATAATGACACATTAAAAGACTTGCTGAAGGTGAACGTGGAGAAACCCATCAAGATGCTGGTATACAGCAGCAAGACACTTGAGCTGAGGGAGACAACAGTCACACCCAGCAACATGTGGGGAGGCCAGGGGCTGCTGGGTGTCAGCATCCGATTCTGCAGCTTCGAAGGAGCCAATGAGAATGTGTGGCATGTTTTG GAAGTAGAGCCAAATTCTCCTGCAGCCCTGGCTGGTTTGAGACCACTCACTGACTACATCATAGGTGCAGACACTGTCATGAACGAG TCTGAAGATCTCTTCTCCCTCATTGAAACTCATGAAGGGAAAGGGCTTAAGTTGTATGTGTATAACACTGACACGGACAACTGTCGGGAGGTGGTCATCACTCCAAACTCTGAATGGGGTGGAGAGGGCAG CCTAGGTTGCGGGATTGGCTATGGCTATCTGCACAGGATACCTACACAGCCATTTGAAGAGGGTAAGAAGATCAGTTTCCCCGGACAGATTCCAAGTGAGCCGGTTTCCCCACTCAAGGATGGCTTCACAGAG GTTCAGCTCTCTGCTGTCAGTCCTCAACCTGCGGTGCCTTCTGCTCCTACTGGGTTGAAAAAAAATCTCTCTGACCTGTCAATCAGCTCAGCTCCTCTCACTGTATCGAACGCTCTACAAACAG GAGTGACTACTATGCCACTGTTGCCTAGCCAAGTCGGCCCGCTGCTAAGCACCGTACCTCCAATCCTCCCTGCTACCACGTTACCAG GTCTAATGTCGTTACCCGGAGGACTACCTCCCCTTCCCAACCTGCCAAATTTGAATTTCACTTTGCCAGACTTCGGCACTGTATCGTTACCAGGTATCGGAGGGATGCCACCAGCAG GTTTCCCTCCATTggcccctcttcctcccctaaaTCTATCCATGCTCAACTCCCAGCTGCCCCTGGTCCCAGGGGTAACTCTGCCTCCATCTGAGTTCACTCTTCCACCTGTCTCTGCAAATGTCAAAGTCTCCTATGAGGAGAGACCTGCCCTCATCCCGGACACAAAATCCTCCAGCGCCTCAGTGGTCATTGACAAATTGACAGAAACACTCCTCCCTACACCAGTGGCCTCCTTTGAACCAACAGAAGCGACCTCCGAGTCCTCCTAA